The genomic segment GAATTCAGTACAAAGAGAGGTCAGAAATACAGTCCTTTAATTAGCAAAGCATCACAGAAAATAAAGCCTTCAATTCAAggattttgcattttttaaatctaaattgGCCCAACATCTTCCTCCGCTGGTTCAGTCTACTGAGGAGACGAGAACCTGCCGAGGAAGAGGATGGACTTGGTCTTATTGTGCctgatgaagaagaggaaggggtGGTCCGCTGTGAAGTGTTCCTCCCTCAACATACAAAATGCTACCATGCCTGCTGTGGCTGCAGCCGCCTCCGTCCCCTCCTCGTTCACCTCCACAAAGGCCTTGTGGGCTACTGTAGACAGGAAGAGTCCT from the Micropterus dolomieu isolate WLL.071019.BEF.003 ecotype Adirondacks unplaced genomic scaffold, ASM2129224v1 contig_6300, whole genome shotgun sequence genome contains:
- the LOC123964914 gene encoding leukocyte elastase inhibitor-like, yielding HLPKFKLEEDYELNEPLAKLGMTDVFCEPKADLSGMNGERGLFLSTVAHKAFVEVNEEGTEAAAATAGMVAFCMLREEHFTADHPFLFFIRHNKTKSILFLGRFSSPQ